From Daucus carota subsp. sativus chromosome 6, DH1 v3.0, whole genome shotgun sequence, the proteins below share one genomic window:
- the LOC108228173 gene encoding probable fructokinase-7: protein MTESRALDQIKDLTLNSNGGEQKDSPLVIAFGELLIDFVPTVGGVSLAEAPAFKKAPGGAPANVAVGISRLGGSSAFVGKVGDDEFGYMLADILKQNKVNTSGMRFDPSARTALAFVTLRSDGEREFLFFRHPSADMLLRESELERNLIKQAKVFHYGSISLIEEPCRSAHLAAMAIAKESGSILSYDPNLRLALWPSADAAREGIMSIWDKADIIKISEDEISFLTGGEDPYDDNVVLTKLYHSNLKLLLVSEGAAGCRYYTKQLKGRVSGVKVKPVDTTGAGDAFVAGFLYCFASDMNLYQDEKKLRDALLFANACGAVTVTERGAIPAMPTKEAVLQILAKHAG from the exons ATGACGGAATCTCGCGCGTTAg ATCAAATTAAGGATCTGACGCTTAATTCCAATGGAGGGGAACAAAAAGATAGTCCGCTGGTTATAGCCTTTGGTGAATTGTTGATTGACTTTGTGCCTACAGTTGGCGGGGTTTCACTTGCAGAAGCGCCTGCATTCAAAAAAGCTCCTGGTGGTGCTCCTGCTAATGTCGCTGTTGGTATATCACGGTTGGGAGGTTCTTCAGCTTTTGTAGGCAAG GTGGGGGATGATGAATTCGGGTACATGTTAGCTGACATTTTGAAGCAAAACAAGGTCAACACCTCTGGCATGCGATTTGACCCATCTGCGAGGACAGCTCTAGCATTTGTTACATTGCGGTCTGATGGCGAGCGCGAATTTCTGTTTTTCCGTCATCCTAGCGCAGATATGCTTCTTCGTGAATCAGAACTTGAGAGAAATCTTATCAAGCAG GCTAAAGTCTTTCATTATGGTTCGATTAGTTTGATTGAAGAACCATGTAGGTCTGCTCATCTTGCTGCAATGGCAATTGCTAAAGAATCTGGAAGCATTCTCTCTTATGATCCCAATTTAAGGTTAGCGTTATGGCCCTCTGCTGATGCTGCTCGCGAGGGTATAATGAGCATATGGGACAAAGCAGACATTATTAAG ATAAGTGAGGATGAAATCTCATTCCTAACTGGAGGTGAAGATCCTTATGATGATAATGTGGTCTTAACAAAGCTGTATCACTCCAATCTTAAGCTATTGCTTGTAAGTGAAGGGGCAGCAGGTTGCAGATATTATACTAAG CAATTAAAGGGTCGGGTTTCTGGTGTTAAAGTGAAACCTGTGGACACAACTGGTGCTGGCGATGCATTTGTTGCTGGTTTCCTGTACTGCTTTGCTTCTGACATGAACCTTTACCAG GACGAGAAGAAACTAAGAGACGCCCTTCTTTTCGCAAATGCTTGTGGTGCTGTAACCGTAACAGAGAGAGGAGCAATCCCTGCCATGCCTACGAAGGAGGCAGTCCTGCAAATCTTGGCAAAACATGCTGGGTGA
- the LOC108225183 gene encoding uncharacterized protein LOC108225183: MSTENNNNNNVNNQNATPPPTEIGSDGLPRESSVVSYTEKIIEEEQLQLRKYIEENYTKIRDVEKELTNLNLEMKLTAGPKKAALEHLRKKIEMSTEKIRLAKLREEQARKVLEEATKAVKDEEAIKQNLCEDLNRLVQESNNTQFARLGELKRRLEALNPARSPTISHDESTVQSATAPVAVIAHSPETSVGLPGNLANPGNAGVTTVANGQNQQPHVDEGRKKKTVVQGRGRVGAVPKGRGQPGWTGAGFDVDGRS, translated from the exons ATGTCGAccgaaaataataataacaacaatgTCAACAACCAGAATGCAACACCACCACCGACTGAGATCGGCTCTGATGGTCTTCCTCGAGAATCTTCCGTCGTCTCCTACACCGAAaag ATTATCGAGGAGGAGCAACTTCAATTGAGAAA ATATATCGAAGAAAATTATACCAAAATCCGTGATGTTGAGAAAGAGcttacaaatcttaatttaGAGATGAAACTTACAGCTGGGCCAAAAAAGGCAG CACTTGAACACCTGAGAAAGAAAATTGAAATGTCAACTGAGAAGATTCGTCTTGCCAAGCTGAGGGAAGAACAAGCACGGAAG GTATTGGAAGAAGCGACAAAAGCTGTCAAGGATGAGGAAGCAATAAAGCAGAACCTGTGTGAAGACTTAAATCGTCTg GTTCAAGAAAGTAACAATACCCAGTTTGCAAGACTTGGAGAGTTAAAAAGAAGACTAGAGGCTTTAAATCCTGCCAGATCACCCACCATCTCTCAT GATGAGAGTACTGTACAGAGCGCCACAGCTCCTGTTGCAGTAATAGCTCATTCACCGGAGACATCTGTAGGATTGCCTGGCAATCTTGCTAATCCAGGAAATGCCGGAGTTACTACAGTGGCAAACGGCCAGAATCAACAACCACATGTTGATGAAGGAAGGAAGAAGAAAACTGTAGTCCAAGGACGTGGAAGAGTTGGAGCAGTACCCAAGGGTAGAGGTCAGCCAGGCTGGACAGGAGCTGGGTTCGATGTGGATGGTAGAAGCTGA
- the LOC108192885 gene encoding peptidyl-prolyl cis-trans isomerase FKBP53, with the protein MAFWGIEVKPGKPYIHKYDDEQGRLHVSQATLGDYSSTKRILLQCTAGDKSPVYLCSLLPGKNETCSLNIEFEEEDEVTLSVVGPHSVHLSGYFYGQSEDQCGHDHGIDGYGEDIDIGSSDSEYEESSDYDLEDDEDDSIDEDMDFFPPATVPKSGVRIEEIIDDEEPVKENNGSRLKKKKSKSVGSDDNDNSQKQIAVRSGIDSSVMESEDEDGFPISTPGTKDTSVQNTGEKKVADKATEKKGKDNDASIKSIKRKIQAVAEDVNQLREPGQSLGGSADHEIDDKQARMNKKKKTRGTEEKVQESVIKSDIAVLPAEVPTTNVNQEAANENKSEVPTSKREKKKKKKGKKQDSVAEANGLENLSENNASNMNIKEKNEIKPLQERTFPNGLVIRELGMGKPDGRKATPGKKVSVHYTGKLKKNGKIFDSNVGRAPFKFRLGIGQVIKGWDVGVNGMRIGDKRRLTIPPAMGYGSKGAGGSIPPNSWLVFDVELVDVN; encoded by the exons GCAACTCTAGGCGATTATTCATCAACAAAGAGGATTCTACTTCAGTGTACTGCAGGAGATAAGAGCCCTGTTTACTTGTGCTCCTTGCTGCCGGGCAAAAACGAGACTTGCTCATTGAATATTGAATTTGAGGAGGAAGATGAAGTAACCTTATCTGTTGTTGGGCCTCATAGCGTGCATCTGTCTGGCTATTTCTATGGTCAAAGTGAGGATCAATGTGGACATGACCATGGGAT CGATGGTTATGGGGAAGATATCGATATCGGGTCGTCTGACAGTGAGTATGAAGAGTCTTCTGACTATGATTTGGAGGATGACGAGGACGATTCCATTGACGAGGATATGGATTTTTTCCCGCCTGCCACTGTTCCCAAAAGTGGAG TGAGGATTGAGGAGATAATTGATGATGAGGAACCTGTGAAAGAAAATAATGGGTCACGgctaaagaaaaaaaagagcaaGTCAGTTGGGTCCGATGACAATGATAATTCCCAGAAACAAATTGCTGTCAGGAGTGGTATTGATTCTTCAGTCATGGAAAGTGAAGACGAAGATGGATTTCCAATATCTACTCCTGGTACCAAAGATACTTCTGTCCAGAACACAGGAGAAAAGAAAGTAGCAGACAAAGCTACAGAAAAGAAGGGAAAGGATAACGATGCTAGTATAAAAAGCATCAAAAGAAAGATTCAAGCTGTTGCTGAGGATGTGAATCAGCTGAG AGAGCCTGGCCAGTCGTTGGGTGGATCTGCTGACCATGAAATCGATGATAAACAAGCTAGGATGAATAAGAAGAAAAAAACAAGGGGTACAGAGGAAAAAGTTCAGGAATCAGTTATAAAAAGTGATATCGCCGTCTTGCCTGCTGAGGTACCTACCACTAATGTGAATCAGGAGGCggcaaatgaaaataaaagtgaGGTGCCAACCAGTAAAAG ggagaagaaaaagaagaaaaaaggcAAAAAGCAGGATAGTGTAGCGGAGGCAAATGGACTGGAGAATCTTTCTGAAAACAATGCGTCCAATATGAACATCAaggaaaaaaatgaaatcaagCCACTTCAAGAAAGGACTTTTCCTAATGGATTAGTGATTCGGGAGTTAGGAATGGGTAAACCAGATGGGAGGAAGGCAACTCCTGGGAAAAAG GTTAGTGTACATTACACTGGTAAGCTGAAGAAGAATGGCAAGATATTTGATTCCAATGTTGGCAGAGCTCCATTTAAGTTTCGCCTTG GCATAGGACAAGTGATTAAAGGATGGGATGTTGGTGTGAATG GTATGCGCATTGGTGACAAAAGAAGGCTTACAATTCCGCCAGCTATGGG TTATGGGAGCAAAGGTGCTGGTGGATCCATACCACCAAACTCGTGGCTTGTTTTTGATGTTGAACTGGTGGACGTAAACTAA